The Calliphora vicina chromosome 3, idCalVici1.1, whole genome shotgun sequence genome contains a region encoding:
- the SCCRO4 gene encoding DCN1-like protein 4, whose product MPRGKRRSNHDMGEDDRQTSKRQRNSYTTATAQNTSRRHIKAEDSFSHKRCLAWFREYTNPDEPDTLGPDGMEKFCEDIGVEPENVVMLVLAYKMGATQMGFFSQYEWLKGLTELECDSALKMQSKLDYLKSILNDANIFKSIYRYAYDFAKDSDQRSMDINTAKAMLQLLLGKHWPLYPQFAQFLDQSKYKVINKDQWCNILEFSRTINNDLTNYDIDGAWPVMLDEFVEWLRQQRQCTSTTSS is encoded by the exons ATGCCCCGCGGTAAACGTCGTTCCAATCACGATATGGGTGAAGATGATCGTCAAACTTCGAAAAGACAACGTAATTCATATACGACAGCAACAGCACAAAATACAAGCAG ACGTCATATAAAAGCCGAAGATTCTTTCAGTCATAAAAGATGTTTAGCATGGTTTAGAGAATATACAAATCCCGATGAGCCAGATACACTGG GTCCCGATGGCATGGAAAAATTTTGTGAGGATATTGGTGTCGAGCCCGAAAATGTTGTAATGTTGGTATTGGCTTATAAAATGGGTGCCACACAAATGGGTTTCTTTAGTCAGTATGAATGGTTAAAAGGTTTAACCGAATTAGAATGTGATTCTGCACTTAAAATGCAATCAAAATTggattatttaaaaagtatattAAATGATGCCAACATATTTAAAAGTATATATCGTTATGCATATGATTTTGCAAAG GATTCCGATCAGCGTAGTATGGATATAAATACAGCAAAGGCTATGCTACAACTATTACTAGGTAAACATTGGCCTTTGTATCCGCAGTTTGCACAATTCCTAGATCAATCAAAGTACAAAGTCATAAACAAGGATCAGTGGTGTAATATATTGGAATTTTCACGCACCATTAATAATGATTTAACAAATTACGATATCGATGGAGCAT GGCCTGTTATGTTGGACGAATTTGTTGAATGGTTACGACAGCAACGCCAATGTACGAGCACAACATCGAGCTGA
- the FRG1 gene encoding protein FRG1 homolog yields MSSEYDKVKIGKLVLKGEKHKKSKKRKKDKEHKEESHKKSKTQVDEDALQHGGWWQAKLATEITGPVAIQFGDRAYVKALDNGLFTLGPPHRDGEGPDPEEIFTAFPINERKVTFKSGYGKYLKIEKDGMVTGRSEAVGSMEQWEPIFEDGKMALLSDLGFFMSIDPEDDACVALRKKVTDLEICKVRSNASRECVVDDGPTEEKGDMFEVEKNYVKKFQKFQDKKLRINKNDIKELETAKEKGTLHEALLDRRSKMKADRYCK; encoded by the exons ATGTCTTCAGAATATGATAAAGTTAAAATTggtaaattagttttaaaaggTGAAAAACACAA aaaaagtaaaaaacgaAAGAAGGACAAGGAGCACAAAGAGGAGTCgcataaaaaaagcaaaaccCAAGTGGATGAGGATGCTTTACAACATGGCGGTTGGTGGCAGGCCAAATTGGCCACAGAAATAACCGGTCCCGTGGCCATACAATTCGGCGACCGTGCTTATGTCAAAGCTCTCGATAATGGTCTTTTTACACTGGGGCCACCACATCGTGATGGCGAGGGACCTGATCCCGAGGAAATTTTCACTGCCTTTCCCATTAACGAACGCAAAGTAACCTTCAAGTCGGGTTATGGCAAGTATTTGAAAATCGAAAAAGACGGCATGGTTACGGGTCGCTCGGAGGCTGTGGGTAGCATGGAGCAGTGGGAGCCCATATTTGAGGATGGCAAAATGGCATTGCTGTCCGATTTGGGTTTCTTTATGTCTATCGATCCCGAAGATGATGCCTGCGTGGCGTTACGCAAAAAGGTTACCGATTTGGAAATTTGCAAGGTGCGCAGCAATGCGTCACGAGAATGTGTGGTGGACGATGGGCCCACCGAAGAAAAGGGTGATATGTTTGAGGTGGAGAAAAACTAtgt caaaaaattccaaaagttcCAGGATAAGAAGCTGCGCATCAATAAAAACGATATTAAGGAATTAGAGACGGCCAAGGAAAAGGGCACTTTACATGAGGCTTTATTAGATAGACGTAGTAAAATGAAAGCTGATcgttattgtaaataa
- the polo gene encoding serine/threonine-protein kinase polo, giving the protein MATKLDDKSSDIPERLYDSTNNRTYKRMRFFGKGGFAKCYEIIDVVTNDVYAGKIVSKKLMMKHNQKEKMTQEITIHRSLNHPNIVKFHGFFEDSSNIYIVLELCKKRSMMELHKRRKTITEYECRYYIYQIIQGVKYLHDNRIIHRDLKLGNLFLNDMLHVKIGDFGLATRIEYEGERKKTLCGTPNYIAPEILTKKGHSYEVDIWSIGCVMYTLLVGQPPFETKTLKDTYTKIKKCDYRVPSYLRKSAADMVIAMLQSNPESRPTIGDLLHFEFLSSSPVPTFLPSSCLTMAPRLELNETIDHEAAQRKPLSELNGLKDDTRLESTFLKNNLHDAITASAQACRHNEDYRSDIQSLQQQITNLLNAKPRLLQGNLGDENTDPAAQPLFWISKWVDYSDKYGFGYQLCDEGIGVMFNDTTKLILLPNQINVHFIDKEGKESYMTTSDYAKTLDKKMKLLSYFKRYMTEHLVKAGANNVNFESDQISRMPHLHSWFRTTCAVVMHLTNGTVQLNFSDHMKIILCPRMSAITYMDHEKNFRTYRFSTIIQHGCSKDLYQKIRYAHEKLSKMMEKMFF; this is encoded by the exons ATGGCCACAAAGCTTGATGATAAGTCCTCCGATATACCGGAGAGACTTTATGATTCCACCAACAATAGAACTTACAAACGTATGCGGTTCTTTGGCAAG GGTGGTTTTGCAAAATGCTATGAAATCATTGATGTGGTCACGAATGATGTGTATGCTGGTAAAATAGTTTCCAAGAAGCTAATGATGAAACACAATCAAAAAGAGAAAATGACCCAAGAGATTACCATACATCGCAGCCTTAATCATCCCAATATTGTAAAGTTTCATGGCTTCTTTGAGGATAGTTCCAATATTTACATAGTGCTGGAATTGTGTAAGAAAAGA TCTATGATGGAGTTGCACAAACGTAGAAAAACTATAACCGAATACGAGTGTCGTTATTACATCTATCAAATCATACAGGGTGTCAAGTATTTGCACGACAATCGCATTATACATCGTGATTTAAAAttaggcaatttgtttttgaacGATATGCTGCATGTTAAAATCGGTGATTTTGGTTTAGCCACACGTATTGAGTATGAGGGCGAACGCAAAAAGACACTGTGCGGCACACCAAACTATATTGCCCCCGAGATTTTAACCAAAAAGGGTCATTCCTATGAGGTGGACATTTGGTCGATCGGTTGTGTTATGTACACTTTGCTGGTGGGCCAACCACCCTTCGAAACCAAGACCCTAAAGGATACCTATACGAAGATTAAAAAATGTGACTATCGTGTACCCAGTTATTTGCGTAAATCTGCCGCCGATATGGTTATAGCTATGCTGCAATCAAATCCCGAAAGTCGTCCCACAATTGGTGATCTTTTACATTTCGAATTCTTAAGCAGTTCACCAGTGCCCACATTCTTGCCCAGCTCTTGTCTAACCATGGCACCACGTCTCGAGCTTAACGAGACCATTGATCATGAGGCAGCCCAGCGTAAACCATTGAGCGAATTGAATGGTCTTAAGGATGATACACGTCTAGAGTCAACATTCCTTAAAAATAATCTGCATGATGCCATAACGGCTTCGGCTCAAGCTTGTCGGCATAATGAAGATTATCGCAGCGACATACAAAGTTTACAGCAACAGATTACAAATCTATTAAATGCTAAG CCCCGTTTATTGCAAGGCAATTTGGGTGATGAAAATACCGATCCCGCGGCTCAGCCCTTGTTTTGGATTTCCAAATGGGTGGACTATAGTGATAAATATGGCTTTGGCTATCAGTTGTGCGATGAGGGTATTGGTGTTATGTTTAACGATACCACTAAGCTTATATTGTTGCCAAATCAAAT CAATGTGCATTTCATTGACAAAGAAGGCAAGGAATCCTATATGACCACTTCGGATTATGCCAAGACATTggataaaaaaatgaaattactctcgTATTTCAAGCGTTATATGACTGAACATTTAGTTAAGGCGGGTGCCAATAATGTGAACTTTGAGTCTGATCAAATATCACGTATGCCACATTTACATTCCTGGTTTAGAACCACCTGTGCCGTGGTCATGCATTTAACCAATGGCACTGTTCAG ttAAATTTCTCGgatcatatgaaaattattttatgtccCCGCATGAGTGCTATAACATATATGGATCATGAAAAGAATTTCCGTACTTATCGCTTCTCCACCATTATACAACATGGCTGCTCAAAGGATTTATATCAGAAAATACGTTATGCCCACGAAAAACTTAGTAAAATGATggaaaaaatgttcttttaa
- the SCCRO gene encoding DCN1-like protein 1, whose translation MNKLKSTQKDKVRKFISLTQTGEQTAIYCLQQNDWKLDLASDNYFQNPDYYYRELDRKRIEQLFLRYRDPTDTQKITSEGVIRFLDDLELSPDSKLVLIIAWKFHAEVQCEFTREEFVNGMSELGIDTVDKLKVKLPLLEMELNDLAKFKDFYHFTFNYAKDPGQKGIDLDMAIAYWTIVLSGRFKFLDLWCKFLKEKHKRSIPKDTWNLLLDFAIHIDDNMSNYDSEGAWPVLIDDFVEWCQENRQLLQNYLQANSSLTPQQIQQQSAAAAAAASQQKNISNSFQSSAHSTNMNYG comes from the exons atg aacaaATTGAAGTCCACACAAAAGGATAAAGTGAGAAAGTTCATCTCCTTAACGCAAACAGGCGAACAAACCGCCATCTATTGTCTGCAGCAAAATGACTGGAAACTAGACTTGGCCAGTGACAACTATTTTCAGAATCCCGACTACTACTATCGCGAGCTAGATCGCAAACGTATTGAACAGTTATTTTTGCGCTATCGTGATCCAACTGATACTCAGAAAATCACCTCCGAAGGTGTTATACGCTTTCTGGACGATTTAGAACTAAGTCCCGATTCGAAATTAGTGCTGATCATAGCATGGAAGTTTCATGCCGAAGTCCAATGTGAATTTACCCGCGAGGAATTCGTTAATGGTATGAGTGAGCTGGGTATAGATACCGTCgataagttaaaggttaaattGCCGCTGCTGGAAATGGAACTAAATGATTTGGCTAAGTTTAAGGATTTCTATCATTTCACCTTTAACTATGCCAAGGATCCGGGCCAAAAGGGCATAGATTTGGATATGGCCATAGCCTATTGGACCATAGtgttgagtggacgttttaagTTTTTGGATTTGTGGTGCAAGTTTTTGAAG GAAAAACATAAACGTTCTATACCCAAAGATACATGGAATTTATTGCTGGATTTTGCCATTCATATTGATGACAATATGAGTAATTATGACTCCGAAGGAGCCTGGCCAGTGCTAATCGATGATTTTGTCGAATGGTGCCAAGAGAATCGACAACTATTACAAAATTACCTGCAAGCAAACTCCTCACTAACGCCTCAGCAGATCCAACAGCAGTCAGCAGCAGCTGCGGCCGCAGCCAGCCAACAAAAGAACATATCGAATAGTTTTCAATCATCAGCGCACAGTACAAATATGAACTATGGCTAA